The following coding sequences lie in one Labrus bergylta chromosome 5, fLabBer1.1, whole genome shotgun sequence genomic window:
- the LOC109984204 gene encoding calmodulin-binding transcription activator 1 isoform X9, which produces MAAENKPEGLKKIRNPERMVRIAVGYTGHTPPKSDDTDANNEPGQLKIYLPKKLLECLPKCSSLPKERHRWNTNEEIAAYLITFEKHDEWLTTSPKTRPQNGSMILYNRKKVKYRKDGYCWKKRKDGKTTREDHMKLKVQGVECLYGCYVHSSIIPTFHRRCYWLLQNPDIVLVHYLNVPAVDDSGKPCGPVLCSINTDRKEWAKWSKEELIGQLKPMCAGSSLHQKCSSVKQRIISSKQESGAAPGGGAAVGTGVAAAQRLEEADGTEVQNSDVSEGQTEPSPGGGRSRAGGGGERRNGRITKPSLLPQSSMEVSSSTSTNQVEVPDTTQSSPLSITSDMADSPALAIGASLSQSTAVFMSEVTTLTGDSVYSAGHTHLLASTHESTTTGILLAVPPENQRFASFPGGVGLGEGGELVLSSSLDSSGVGISETTMTFDPDCFLNNPKQGQTYGGGGGKTEGCNGDDGGLHCSSNGFVYNQTLVNNIKTEATSLEQPLSAQSSYVGEGTGLSPSTTLEQMDFSAVMSSACVPSLSQSAHHPSQSLFLQTSPQTSEPSQLQTNSAEATQESGEAQAFIGLPTVPTDSPVSNGDPHTHLHQASSDQQGLCVRNGQGGAVGSFPLMPQETTTNQLGGRRNREVGVLDKASENGGELPIKPGDPHEAYTSVDTEHYLQPTDENGGGEGNGGGGGGGEGGGNEILCNGVSLSGASSSVVASPQSISASGGIEGPLYSSPLPQQGGGVSATATGAGAAISLEGFEASFGSQFSDLINDFISVEGSGGGVGAAVTGVLMPQEGAAGEEQGTGAGHLQSSEVEQGALGLLQETGRLFGVTDYSPEWSYPEGGVKVLITGPWLESSSEYSCLFDHISVPAALIQPGVLRCYCPAHDTGLVMLQVAMGGEVISSSVVFEYKARDLPALPSSQHDWLSLDDTQFRMSILERLEQMEQRMAEITNQNPSSETMATKGGGAEGGGATDQKSQIAPDQGSFEGRVVVVCEKMMSQPCWATSNQLVHSKNSRGMTLLHLAAAQGYAGLIQTLIRWRTKHADSIDLELEVDPLNVDHFSCTPLMWACALGHTEAALVLYQWDPRALAIPDSLGRLPLNIARSRGHTRLAELLEQLQQSPQAQGQPGDTWMDRWRGEPQTSGIGNNHTQNANPELRRAKPESQPENQSWSQAGHRAQQGEEGAPPPAKRLKPNTDTQQQLDNSTPGTQSLNTLLNSPPSHNPQGPLLPNTTQTQTSNRSCQNTPPASSSHNRSQLPSAPFSHLQARIGGSGRGTRWRQTLGQRSLARRILGKERLAIHLRRRVLSDRGEETELLTFQDNAEDLQMDITMLADHILEASNGRLKQEDMETETDSGRMRISSDVRLLSGFLAEVERFLKSKSHSPSPKTNSHSGSEDPQSPQARQALPSPFDWSSFLCAAMEEERLKSDSSCLTMTETEQGELYETIRHALHFLRKHKGPIQEQRKEIAAVIQRCYKRYKQYALYKRMTLAAILIQSRFRSFHEQRKFQQSRRAAVLIQQYYRSYRHSLGSLLTKKQNQAARKILRFLLRCRHSPLMDHRPLKRGQRAEKGQGS; this is translated from the exons TGTCTGTATGGCTGCTACGTCCACTCCTCCATCATCCCCACCTTCCATCGTAGATGctattggctgctgcag AATCCAGACATCGTGCTGGTGCACTACCTGAATGTACCAGCAGTGGACGATAGCGGGAAGCCATGTGGTCCTGTCCTCTGCTCCATCAACACAGACAGGAAGGAGTGGGCCAAGTGGAGCAAGGAGGAGCTCATTGGACAACTCAAACCCATGT GTGCTGGAAGCAGTCTGCATCAGAAATGTTCCAGTGTCAAGCAGCGCATCATCTCATCCAAGCAGGAGTCAGGGGCAGCACCTGGAGGTGGAGCAGCAGTGGGCACAGGCGTTGCGGCGGCCCAAAGACTTGAGGAAGCAGATGGCACAGAAGTCCAGAATAGCGACGTGTCAGAAGGCCAGACGGAGCCCAGTCCTGGAGGAGGCAGGAGCAGAGCgggcggaggaggagagaggaggaatggCAGGATAACTAaaccctccctcctcccacaGAGCAGCATGGAAGTGTCCTCGTCCACCTCCACAAACCAGGTGGAGGTCCCTGACACGACCCAGAGCTCCCCATTGTCAATCACCAGCGATATGGCCGACAGCCCCGCCCTCGCCATCGGGGCCAGCTTGTCACAGAGCACAGCGGTGTTCATGTCTGAGGTCACCACGCTGACCGGGGATTCGGTTTACTCCGCTGGCCACACCCACCTGCTGGCATCCACTCATGAGAGCACCACCACTGGCATCCTGTTGGCTGTTCCCCCTGAAAACCAGAGGTTTGCTTCATTTCCTGGAGGGGTGGGAttaggggagggaggagagttGGTTCTGTCCagctctctggactccagtgGAGTCGGCATATCTGAGACCACAATGACGTTCGACCCCGACTGCTTCCTCAATAATCCCAAGCAGGGTCAGACGTacggagggggcggggggaagACTGAGGGGTGTAACGGTGACGATGGAGGACTCCACTGTTCCTCTAATGGCTTTGTCTACAACCAGACCCTCGTCAACAACATCAAGACAGAAGCTACGTCCCTGGAGCAGCCGCTGTCCGCTCAAAGCAGCTACGTAGGAGAAGGGACAGGCCTCAGCCCCAGCACCACCCTAGAGCAGATGGACTTTagtgctgtgatgtcatcagccTGCGTCCCAAGCCTGAGCCAGTCTGCACACCACCCCTCACAGAGCCTCTTCCTCCAGACCTCCCCCCAGACAAGCGAACCCTCCCAGCTGCAGACCAACAGTGCTGAGGCAACCCAGGAATCAGGCGAGGCTCAGGCTTTCATAGGCCTACCCACAGTGCCAACAGACTCTCCAGTATCCAACGGTGACCCGCATACACACCTCCACCAAGCCAGCTCAGACCAGCAAGGCCTGTGTGTAAGGAATGGACAAGGAGGGGCGGTGGGCTCCTTTCCCCTGATGCCACAGGAAACAACTACCAACCAATTGGGCGGTAGGAGAAATCGGGAGGTCGGGGTCTTAGACAAGGCTTCTGAGAATGGAGGGGAGTTACCAATCAAGCCTGGAGACCCTCATGAGGCCTACACGAGTGTGGACACAGAGCACTACTTGCAACCCACAGATGAAAATGGAGGTGGAGAGGGGAACGGgggaggtggtggagggggagaaggagggggaaaTGAAATTCTCTGTAATGGTGTGAGCTTGTCAGGGGCCAGCAGTTCAGTGGTGGCCAGTCCTCAGTCTATATCTGCAAGTGGAGGTATTGAGGGGCCACTCTATAGCTCCCCTCTCCCTCAGCAGGGTGGGGGGGTGTCCGCGACAGCAACTGGGGCAGGAGCAGCCATCAGTCTGGAGGGCTTCGAGGCTTCTTTTGGAAGCCAGTTCTCTGATCTCATCAATGATTTCATCTCGGTCGAGGGCTCCGGAGGCGGGGTTGGGGCTGCAGTCACTGGGGTTCTGATGCCCCAGGAGGGGGCAGCGGGAGAAGAGCAGGGCACAGGAGCGGGCCACCTGCAGAGCTCAGAGGTGGAGCAGGGAGCTCTGGGACTGCTGCAGGAGACTGGGAGACTGTTTGGTGTAACAGACTACTCCCCAGAGTGGTCTTATCCAGAG GGTGGAGTGAAGGTTCTGATCACAGGGCCGTGGTTGGAGTCGAGTAGTGAGTACAGCTGTCTCTTTGACCACATCAGTGTCCCTGCTGCCCTCATACAGCCCGGGGTGCTGCGCTGTTACTGTCCAG CGCACGATACAGGTCTGGTGATGCTGCAGGTAGCTATGGGTGGTGAGGTTATCTCTTCCTCTGTGGTGTTTGAATACAAGGCGCGTGACCTTCCAGCCCTGCCATCCTCTCAGCATGATTGGCTGTCCCTCGATG ATACCCAGTTCAGGATGTCCATCCTGGAGCGTCTGGAGCAGATGGAACAGAGGATGGCTGAGATAACCAATCAGAACCCCAGCTCagaaaccatggcaaccaagGGTGGTggagcagaaggaggaggagccacAGATCAGAAGTCTCAA ATTGCCCCTGATCAGGGTTCGTTCGAGGGTCGCGTGGTGGTCGTGTGTGAGAAGATGATGTCTCAGCCGTGCTGGGCCACTTCTAATCAGCTCGTCCACAGTAAAAACTCCAGAGGAATGACCTTACTGCATCTGGCTGCGGCTCAGGGCTATGCAGGACTCATTCAGACACTTATTCGCTGGCG CACAAAGCATGCTGACAGTATTGACCTGGAGCTGGAGGTGGATCCTCTCAACGTGGACCACTTCTCGTGCACTCCACTG ATGTGGGCATGTGCTCTAGGGCATACAGAGGCAGCATTGGTGCTTTATCAGTGGGACCCGAGAGCTTTGGCTATTCCTGATTCACTGGGACGCCTGCCGCTCAACATCGCCCGATCTCGGGGCCACACTCGATTGGCCGAGCTCTTGGAGCAGCTGCAACAGAGTCCTCAAGCTCAGGGTCAGCCTGGTGACACTTGGATGGACAGGTGGAGAGGAGAGCCACAGACAAGCGGAATAGGCAACAACCATACCCAAAACGCTAACCCAG AGCTGAGGAGAGCCAAGCCAGAAAGCCAGCCGGAAAACCAGAGCTGGAGCCAAGCAGGACACAGAGCTCAACAGGGAGAAGAGGGAGCCCCGCCCCCAGCCAAGAGACTCaaaccaaacacagacaccCAGCAACAGCTTGATAACTCAACCCCTGGCACCCAATCCCTCAACACCCTCCTCAACTCGCCCCCGAGTCATAACCCTCAAGGTCCTCTCCTCCCAAACACCACACAAACTCAAACCTCCAACCGCAGCTGTCAAAACACACCTCCTGCCAGTTCCAGCCATAACCGGTCGCAGCTCCCCAGTGCTCCGTTCTCCCACCTGCAGGCCAGGATAGGGGGGTCTGGAAGGGGCACCAGGTGGAGGCAGACTCTGGGGCAGCGAAGCCTGGCCAGGAGGATTCTAGGAAAAGAACGACTGGCTATTCACCTGCGCCGAAGAGTGTTGTCTGACAggggagaggagacagagctgCTGACCTTTCAGGATAATGCAGAGGACCTGCAG ATGGACATTACGATGCTAGCTGATCATATCCTGGAAGCCTCAAATGGTCGGCTAAAGCAGGAGGATATGGAGACTGAAACTGACTCCGGAAGGATGAGGATCAGCAGTGATGTCAGATTACTGTCTGGTTTTCTTGCTGAGGTGGAGAG GTTTCTAAAGTCCAAGTCCCACTCTCCAAGCCCCAAAACAAACTCTCACTCAGGGTCTGAGGATCCGCAAAGTCCTCAGGCTAGACAAGCCCTCCCCTCACCCTTTGACTGGAGCTCCTTCCTCTGTGCAGCTATGGAAGAGGAGAGGTTGAAAAGTGACTCCTCCTGTCTAACCATGACTGAGACCGAACAGGGGGAGCTGTATGAGACCATCAGGCATGCTCTGCACTTTCTAAGAAAACACAAG GGTCCCATTCAGGAACAACGCAAAGAGATTGCAGCAGTGATTCAGCGCTGCTATAAGAGATACAAGCAG TATGCACTTTATAAAAGGATGACCCTGGCAGCCATCCTGATCCAGAGCCGTTTCCGGAGTTTCCATGAGCAGAGGAAGTTCCAACAAAGTCGTAGAGCAGCGGTCCTCATCCAGCAATATTACCGCTCCTATAGACACTCCCTCGG CAGCCTCCTAACGAAAAAACAGAACCAGGCTGCTCGAAAGATCCTTAGGTTCCTTCTCCGATGCCGCCACAG CCCCTTGATGGACCATAGGCCTCTGAAACGG ggtcagagagcagagaaaggCCAGGGGTCCTGA
- the LOC109984204 gene encoding calmodulin-binding transcription activator 1 isoform X10, translating into MRRAAEGKWLPKTSRKKIRNPERMVRIAVGYTGHTPPKSDDTDANNEPGQLKIYLPKKLLECLPKCSSLPKERHRWNTNEEIAAYLITFEKHDEWLTTSPKTRPQNGSMILYNRKKVKYRKDGYCWKKRKDGKTTREDHMKLKVQGVECLYGCYVHSSIIPTFHRRCYWLLQNPDIVLVHYLNVPAVDDSGKPCGPVLCSINTDRKEWAKWSKEELIGQLKPMCAGSSLHQKCSSVKQRIISSKQESGAAPGGGAAVGTGVAAAQRLEEADGTEVQNSDVSEGQTEPSPGGGRSRAGGGGERRNGRITKPSLLPQSSMEVSSSTSTNQVEVPDTTQSSPLSITSDMADSPALAIGASLSQSTAVFMSEVTTLTGDSVYSAGHTHLLASTHESTTTGILLAVPPENQRFASFPGGVGLGEGGELVLSSSLDSSGVGISETTMTFDPDCFLNNPKQGQTYGGGGGKTEGCNGDDGGLHCSSNGFVYNQTLVNNIKTEATSLEQPLSAQSSYVGEGTGLSPSTTLEQMDFSAVMSSACVPSLSQSAHHPSQSLFLQTSPQTSEPSQLQTNSAEATQESGEAQAFIGLPTVPTDSPVSNGDPHTHLHQASSDQQGLCVRNGQGGAVGSFPLMPQETTTNQLGGRRNREVGVLDKASENGGELPIKPGDPHEAYTSVDTEHYLQPTDENGGGEGNGGGGGGGEGGGNEILCNGVSLSGASSSVVASPQSISASGGIEGPLYSSPLPQQGGGVSATATGAGAAISLEGFEASFGSQFSDLINDFISVEGSGGGVGAAVTGVLMPQEGAAGEEQGTGAGHLQSSEVEQGALGLLQETGRLFGVTDYSPEWSYPEGGVKVLITGPWLESSSEYSCLFDHISVPAALIQPGVLRCYCPAHDTGLVMLQVAMGGEVISSSVVFEYKARDLPALPSSQHDWLSLDDTQFRMSILERLEQMEQRMAEITNQNPSSETMATKGGGAEGGGATDQKSQIAPDQGSFEGRVVVVCEKMMSQPCWATSNQLVHSKNSRGMTLLHLAAAQGYAGLIQTLIRWRTKHADSIDLELEVDPLNVDHFSCTPLMWACALGHTEAALVLYQWDPRALAIPDSLGRLPLNIARSRGHTRLAELLEQLQQSPQAQGQPGDTWMDRWRGEPQTSGIGNNHTQNANPELRRAKPESQPENQSWSQAGHRAQQGEEGAPPPAKRLKPNTDTQQQLDNSTPGTQSLNTLLNSPPSHNPQGPLLPNTTQTQTSNRSCQNTPPASSSHNRSQLPSAPFSHLQARIGGSGRGTRWRQTLGQRSLARRILGKERLAIHLRRRVLSDRGEETELLTFQDNAEDLQMDITMLADHILEASNGRLKQEDMETETDSGRMRISSDVRLLSGFLAEVERFLKSKSHSPSPKTNSHSGSEDPQSPQARQALPSPFDWSSFLCAAMEEERLKSDSSCLTMTETEQGELYETIRHALHFLRKHKGPIQEQRKEIAAVIQRCYKRYKQYALYKRMTLAAILIQSRFRSFHEQRKFQQSRRAAVLIQQYYRSYRHSLGLLTKKQNQAARKILRFLLRCRHSPLMDHRPLKRGQRAEKGQGS; encoded by the exons TGTCTGTATGGCTGCTACGTCCACTCCTCCATCATCCCCACCTTCCATCGTAGATGctattggctgctgcag AATCCAGACATCGTGCTGGTGCACTACCTGAATGTACCAGCAGTGGACGATAGCGGGAAGCCATGTGGTCCTGTCCTCTGCTCCATCAACACAGACAGGAAGGAGTGGGCCAAGTGGAGCAAGGAGGAGCTCATTGGACAACTCAAACCCATGT GTGCTGGAAGCAGTCTGCATCAGAAATGTTCCAGTGTCAAGCAGCGCATCATCTCATCCAAGCAGGAGTCAGGGGCAGCACCTGGAGGTGGAGCAGCAGTGGGCACAGGCGTTGCGGCGGCCCAAAGACTTGAGGAAGCAGATGGCACAGAAGTCCAGAATAGCGACGTGTCAGAAGGCCAGACGGAGCCCAGTCCTGGAGGAGGCAGGAGCAGAGCgggcggaggaggagagaggaggaatggCAGGATAACTAaaccctccctcctcccacaGAGCAGCATGGAAGTGTCCTCGTCCACCTCCACAAACCAGGTGGAGGTCCCTGACACGACCCAGAGCTCCCCATTGTCAATCACCAGCGATATGGCCGACAGCCCCGCCCTCGCCATCGGGGCCAGCTTGTCACAGAGCACAGCGGTGTTCATGTCTGAGGTCACCACGCTGACCGGGGATTCGGTTTACTCCGCTGGCCACACCCACCTGCTGGCATCCACTCATGAGAGCACCACCACTGGCATCCTGTTGGCTGTTCCCCCTGAAAACCAGAGGTTTGCTTCATTTCCTGGAGGGGTGGGAttaggggagggaggagagttGGTTCTGTCCagctctctggactccagtgGAGTCGGCATATCTGAGACCACAATGACGTTCGACCCCGACTGCTTCCTCAATAATCCCAAGCAGGGTCAGACGTacggagggggcggggggaagACTGAGGGGTGTAACGGTGACGATGGAGGACTCCACTGTTCCTCTAATGGCTTTGTCTACAACCAGACCCTCGTCAACAACATCAAGACAGAAGCTACGTCCCTGGAGCAGCCGCTGTCCGCTCAAAGCAGCTACGTAGGAGAAGGGACAGGCCTCAGCCCCAGCACCACCCTAGAGCAGATGGACTTTagtgctgtgatgtcatcagccTGCGTCCCAAGCCTGAGCCAGTCTGCACACCACCCCTCACAGAGCCTCTTCCTCCAGACCTCCCCCCAGACAAGCGAACCCTCCCAGCTGCAGACCAACAGTGCTGAGGCAACCCAGGAATCAGGCGAGGCTCAGGCTTTCATAGGCCTACCCACAGTGCCAACAGACTCTCCAGTATCCAACGGTGACCCGCATACACACCTCCACCAAGCCAGCTCAGACCAGCAAGGCCTGTGTGTAAGGAATGGACAAGGAGGGGCGGTGGGCTCCTTTCCCCTGATGCCACAGGAAACAACTACCAACCAATTGGGCGGTAGGAGAAATCGGGAGGTCGGGGTCTTAGACAAGGCTTCTGAGAATGGAGGGGAGTTACCAATCAAGCCTGGAGACCCTCATGAGGCCTACACGAGTGTGGACACAGAGCACTACTTGCAACCCACAGATGAAAATGGAGGTGGAGAGGGGAACGGgggaggtggtggagggggagaaggagggggaaaTGAAATTCTCTGTAATGGTGTGAGCTTGTCAGGGGCCAGCAGTTCAGTGGTGGCCAGTCCTCAGTCTATATCTGCAAGTGGAGGTATTGAGGGGCCACTCTATAGCTCCCCTCTCCCTCAGCAGGGTGGGGGGGTGTCCGCGACAGCAACTGGGGCAGGAGCAGCCATCAGTCTGGAGGGCTTCGAGGCTTCTTTTGGAAGCCAGTTCTCTGATCTCATCAATGATTTCATCTCGGTCGAGGGCTCCGGAGGCGGGGTTGGGGCTGCAGTCACTGGGGTTCTGATGCCCCAGGAGGGGGCAGCGGGAGAAGAGCAGGGCACAGGAGCGGGCCACCTGCAGAGCTCAGAGGTGGAGCAGGGAGCTCTGGGACTGCTGCAGGAGACTGGGAGACTGTTTGGTGTAACAGACTACTCCCCAGAGTGGTCTTATCCAGAG GGTGGAGTGAAGGTTCTGATCACAGGGCCGTGGTTGGAGTCGAGTAGTGAGTACAGCTGTCTCTTTGACCACATCAGTGTCCCTGCTGCCCTCATACAGCCCGGGGTGCTGCGCTGTTACTGTCCAG CGCACGATACAGGTCTGGTGATGCTGCAGGTAGCTATGGGTGGTGAGGTTATCTCTTCCTCTGTGGTGTTTGAATACAAGGCGCGTGACCTTCCAGCCCTGCCATCCTCTCAGCATGATTGGCTGTCCCTCGATG ATACCCAGTTCAGGATGTCCATCCTGGAGCGTCTGGAGCAGATGGAACAGAGGATGGCTGAGATAACCAATCAGAACCCCAGCTCagaaaccatggcaaccaagGGTGGTggagcagaaggaggaggagccacAGATCAGAAGTCTCAA ATTGCCCCTGATCAGGGTTCGTTCGAGGGTCGCGTGGTGGTCGTGTGTGAGAAGATGATGTCTCAGCCGTGCTGGGCCACTTCTAATCAGCTCGTCCACAGTAAAAACTCCAGAGGAATGACCTTACTGCATCTGGCTGCGGCTCAGGGCTATGCAGGACTCATTCAGACACTTATTCGCTGGCG CACAAAGCATGCTGACAGTATTGACCTGGAGCTGGAGGTGGATCCTCTCAACGTGGACCACTTCTCGTGCACTCCACTG ATGTGGGCATGTGCTCTAGGGCATACAGAGGCAGCATTGGTGCTTTATCAGTGGGACCCGAGAGCTTTGGCTATTCCTGATTCACTGGGACGCCTGCCGCTCAACATCGCCCGATCTCGGGGCCACACTCGATTGGCCGAGCTCTTGGAGCAGCTGCAACAGAGTCCTCAAGCTCAGGGTCAGCCTGGTGACACTTGGATGGACAGGTGGAGAGGAGAGCCACAGACAAGCGGAATAGGCAACAACCATACCCAAAACGCTAACCCAG AGCTGAGGAGAGCCAAGCCAGAAAGCCAGCCGGAAAACCAGAGCTGGAGCCAAGCAGGACACAGAGCTCAACAGGGAGAAGAGGGAGCCCCGCCCCCAGCCAAGAGACTCaaaccaaacacagacaccCAGCAACAGCTTGATAACTCAACCCCTGGCACCCAATCCCTCAACACCCTCCTCAACTCGCCCCCGAGTCATAACCCTCAAGGTCCTCTCCTCCCAAACACCACACAAACTCAAACCTCCAACCGCAGCTGTCAAAACACACCTCCTGCCAGTTCCAGCCATAACCGGTCGCAGCTCCCCAGTGCTCCGTTCTCCCACCTGCAGGCCAGGATAGGGGGGTCTGGAAGGGGCACCAGGTGGAGGCAGACTCTGGGGCAGCGAAGCCTGGCCAGGAGGATTCTAGGAAAAGAACGACTGGCTATTCACCTGCGCCGAAGAGTGTTGTCTGACAggggagaggagacagagctgCTGACCTTTCAGGATAATGCAGAGGACCTGCAG ATGGACATTACGATGCTAGCTGATCATATCCTGGAAGCCTCAAATGGTCGGCTAAAGCAGGAGGATATGGAGACTGAAACTGACTCCGGAAGGATGAGGATCAGCAGTGATGTCAGATTACTGTCTGGTTTTCTTGCTGAGGTGGAGAG GTTTCTAAAGTCCAAGTCCCACTCTCCAAGCCCCAAAACAAACTCTCACTCAGGGTCTGAGGATCCGCAAAGTCCTCAGGCTAGACAAGCCCTCCCCTCACCCTTTGACTGGAGCTCCTTCCTCTGTGCAGCTATGGAAGAGGAGAGGTTGAAAAGTGACTCCTCCTGTCTAACCATGACTGAGACCGAACAGGGGGAGCTGTATGAGACCATCAGGCATGCTCTGCACTTTCTAAGAAAACACAAG GGTCCCATTCAGGAACAACGCAAAGAGATTGCAGCAGTGATTCAGCGCTGCTATAAGAGATACAAGCAG TATGCACTTTATAAAAGGATGACCCTGGCAGCCATCCTGATCCAGAGCCGTTTCCGGAGTTTCCATGAGCAGAGGAAGTTCCAACAAAGTCGTAGAGCAGCGGTCCTCATCCAGCAATATTACCGCTCCTATAGACACTCCCTCGG CCTCCTAACGAAAAAACAGAACCAGGCTGCTCGAAAGATCCTTAGGTTCCTTCTCCGATGCCGCCACAG CCCCTTGATGGACCATAGGCCTCTGAAACGG ggtcagagagcagagaaaggCCAGGGGTCCTGA